A window from Salvelinus fontinalis isolate EN_2023a chromosome 8, ASM2944872v1, whole genome shotgun sequence encodes these proteins:
- the LOC129860937 gene encoding protein-serine O-palmitoleoyltransferase porcupine-like isoform X1, with amino-acid sequence MEFSRIEFFQELGESCVLPTAQQGVEQVWQLLLLCLLCRLLCRLVGLSSSVKHLGSVSAGLYALYLFFEQSMVWVLMLSMLCYTVLFLNRHSSSRGIFLSATILIYLLMGELHMIDTVTWHKMRGSQMVVAMKAISLAFDLDRGTVLAVPNPLEFTGYILFVGTVIFGPWISYSSYKEAIESRKLSWSWLQKFSVSWVKCQVCLVISNCIAPYLFPYFIPIHGSRGLRTWLHAYENAVSFHFSNYFVGHLSESTTVLAGAGFTEDKDNIKWDLKVVKPLNVELPRSMVLVVTSWNIPMSRWLNIYVFKSALKLGTFSSIIVTYTASALLHGLSFHLGAVLLSLGFITYVEHVLRKRLAAIFSACILSKQCPNNCHHQQKKELWVYGINLAFSAMAIFHLTYLGSLFDAEVDNLAAEEGYVANHTIQKWSELNWASHWLVFGSWLFYRLIQ; translated from the exons ATGGAGTTCAGCAGGATAGAGTTCTTCCAGGAGCTAGGGGAGAGCTGTGTGCTCCCTACGGCACAGCAGGGAGTGGAACAGGTCTGGCAGCTACTGCTCCTCTGCCTGCTCTGTCGACTCCTTTGTAGGCTGG TAGGTCTCTCGTCCTCTGTGAAACACTTGGGCTCAGTGTCAGCGGGTCTATATGCCCTCTACCTGTTCTTTGAGCAGTCCATGGTGTGGGTGTTAATGCTCAGTATGCTCTGCTACACTGTCCTGTTCCTCAACCGCCACTCCAGTAGCCGAGGAATCTTCCTCTCTGCCACTATCCTCATCTATCTACTCATGGG AGAGCTGCATATGATTGACACAGTGACCTGGCATAAAATGAGAG GTTCTCAGATGGTGGTGGCCATGAAGGCCATTTCTCTGGCCTTTGACCTGGACAGAGGCACTGTGCTCGCTGTGCCCAACCCTCTGGAGTTCACAGGCTACATTCTCTTTGTGGGCACTGTCATCTTTGGACCCTGGATTAGCTACTCAAGCTACAAAGAGGCAATTGAGAGCCGTAAACTA AGTTGGTCCTGGCTCCAGAAGTTTTCAGTCAGCTGGGTGAAATGCCAGGTATGCTTGGTGATATCCAACTGCATCGCCCCATACCTCTTTCCTTACTTCATTCCAATCCACGGGAGCAGAGGACTGCGCAC GTGGCTCCATGCGTATGAGAATGCTGTATCCTTCCACTTCAGTAACTACTTTGTGGGCCACCTCAGCGAAAGTACTACTGTGCTGGCAGGAGCAGGTTTCACTGAAGACAAAGACAATATCAAATGGG ATCTGAAAGTGGTTAAGCCTCTGAATGTGGAGTTGCCCAGGTCCATGGTGCTGGTGGTGACCTCCTGGAACATCCCCATGTCTCGCTGGCTCAACATAT ATGTTTTCAAAAGTGCTTTGAAACTTGGCACATTTTCTTCCATCATTGTGACTTACACAGCCAGTGCCCTGCTACAT GGCCTCAGCTTCCATCTTGGGGCCGTGCTGCTGTCTCTGGGCTTCATCACCTACGTGGAACATG TTCTGAGGAAGAGGCTGGCAGCCATCTTTAGTGCCTGTATCCTGTCCAAACAGTGTCCCAACAATTGCCATCATCAGCAGAAGAAG GAGCTGTGGGTGTATGGCATCAACCTGGCCTTCAGTGCCATGGCCATCTTCCACCTGACATACCTGGGCTCCCTGTTTGACGCTGAAGTAGACAACTTAGCTGCAGAGGAG GGTTATGTGGCCAACCACACCATTCAGAAGTGGTCAGAGTTGAACTGGGCCAGCCACTGGCTGGTGTTCGGCAGCTGGCTCTTCTACCGCCTCATTCAGTAA
- the LOC129860937 gene encoding protein-serine O-palmitoleoyltransferase porcupine-like isoform X2 has translation MEFSRIEFFQELGESCVLPTAQQGVEQVWQLLLLCLLCRLLCRLGLSSSVKHLGSVSAGLYALYLFFEQSMVWVLMLSMLCYTVLFLNRHSSSRGIFLSATILIYLLMGELHMIDTVTWHKMRGSQMVVAMKAISLAFDLDRGTVLAVPNPLEFTGYILFVGTVIFGPWISYSSYKEAIESRKLSWSWLQKFSVSWVKCQVCLVISNCIAPYLFPYFIPIHGSRGLRTWLHAYENAVSFHFSNYFVGHLSESTTVLAGAGFTEDKDNIKWDLKVVKPLNVELPRSMVLVVTSWNIPMSRWLNIYVFKSALKLGTFSSIIVTYTASALLHGLSFHLGAVLLSLGFITYVEHVLRKRLAAIFSACILSKQCPNNCHHQQKKELWVYGINLAFSAMAIFHLTYLGSLFDAEVDNLAAEEGYVANHTIQKWSELNWASHWLVFGSWLFYRLIQ, from the exons ATGGAGTTCAGCAGGATAGAGTTCTTCCAGGAGCTAGGGGAGAGCTGTGTGCTCCCTACGGCACAGCAGGGAGTGGAACAGGTCTGGCAGCTACTGCTCCTCTGCCTGCTCTGTCGACTCCTTTGTAGGCTGG GTCTCTCGTCCTCTGTGAAACACTTGGGCTCAGTGTCAGCGGGTCTATATGCCCTCTACCTGTTCTTTGAGCAGTCCATGGTGTGGGTGTTAATGCTCAGTATGCTCTGCTACACTGTCCTGTTCCTCAACCGCCACTCCAGTAGCCGAGGAATCTTCCTCTCTGCCACTATCCTCATCTATCTACTCATGGG AGAGCTGCATATGATTGACACAGTGACCTGGCATAAAATGAGAG GTTCTCAGATGGTGGTGGCCATGAAGGCCATTTCTCTGGCCTTTGACCTGGACAGAGGCACTGTGCTCGCTGTGCCCAACCCTCTGGAGTTCACAGGCTACATTCTCTTTGTGGGCACTGTCATCTTTGGACCCTGGATTAGCTACTCAAGCTACAAAGAGGCAATTGAGAGCCGTAAACTA AGTTGGTCCTGGCTCCAGAAGTTTTCAGTCAGCTGGGTGAAATGCCAGGTATGCTTGGTGATATCCAACTGCATCGCCCCATACCTCTTTCCTTACTTCATTCCAATCCACGGGAGCAGAGGACTGCGCAC GTGGCTCCATGCGTATGAGAATGCTGTATCCTTCCACTTCAGTAACTACTTTGTGGGCCACCTCAGCGAAAGTACTACTGTGCTGGCAGGAGCAGGTTTCACTGAAGACAAAGACAATATCAAATGGG ATCTGAAAGTGGTTAAGCCTCTGAATGTGGAGTTGCCCAGGTCCATGGTGCTGGTGGTGACCTCCTGGAACATCCCCATGTCTCGCTGGCTCAACATAT ATGTTTTCAAAAGTGCTTTGAAACTTGGCACATTTTCTTCCATCATTGTGACTTACACAGCCAGTGCCCTGCTACAT GGCCTCAGCTTCCATCTTGGGGCCGTGCTGCTGTCTCTGGGCTTCATCACCTACGTGGAACATG TTCTGAGGAAGAGGCTGGCAGCCATCTTTAGTGCCTGTATCCTGTCCAAACAGTGTCCCAACAATTGCCATCATCAGCAGAAGAAG GAGCTGTGGGTGTATGGCATCAACCTGGCCTTCAGTGCCATGGCCATCTTCCACCTGACATACCTGGGCTCCCTGTTTGACGCTGAAGTAGACAACTTAGCTGCAGAGGAG GGTTATGTGGCCAACCACACCATTCAGAAGTGGTCAGAGTTGAACTGGGCCAGCCACTGGCTGGTGTTCGGCAGCTGGCTCTTCTACCGCCTCATTCAGTAA
- the LOC129860934 gene encoding histone-lysine N-methyltransferase SUV39H1-like: MAEDLNGCNVSCKLSLDDLQAVCRRERLHCKELQVNKHNIDDYEVEYLCDYKKSKEQELYLVKWKGFPESANTWEPRKNLKCKKLMIQFHEDMERELRRQKRRTTCPKRLDKDVAWILVQKAKLRQRLQHWEADLNKTRNHPGRIFVLNEVDLDGPPRDFTYINTYKVGEGIVLNEMAVGCECKDCFSDPVGGCCPGASLHRLAYTDKGQVRVRAGEPIYECNTRCSCGPDCPNRVVQKGIPFDLCIFKTGNGRGWGVRALQHIKKNTFVMEYVGEIITSDEAEKRGHLYDRQGATYLFDLDYVEDVYTVDAAHHGNISHFVNHSCNPNLQVYNVFIDNLDERLPRIALFSTRPIRAGEELTFDYKMQIDPVDAESTRMDSNFSLAGLPSSPKKRIRVECRCGSDTCRKYLF; the protein is encoded by the exons ATGGCGGAAGATTTGAACG GTTGCAACGTATCCTGCAAGCTGTCTTTGGACGATCTGCAGGCTGTCTGCCGCCGGGAAAGGCTCCACTGTAAAGAACTACAGGTGAACAAGCATAACATCGATGACTATGAGGTTGAGTACCTCTGTGACTACAAGAAGTCTAAG GAGCAGGAGTTGTACCTGGTCAAATGGAAGGGTTTCCCTGAGTCGGCCAACACTTGGGAGCCCCGCAAAAATCTCAAGTGCAAGAAGCTGATGATTCAGTTCCATGAGGACATGGAGCGTGAGCTGAGGCGGCAAAAGAGACGGACCACCTGTCCCAAGCGGCTGGACAAGGACGTAGCCTGGATCCTGGTGCAGAAAGCCAAACTCCGCCAGAGGCTCCAGCACTGGGAGGCCGACCTGAACAAGACGCGCAACCACCCAGGCCGCATCTTTGTCCTGAACGAGGTGGACCTGGACGGCCCACCCAGGGACTTCACCTACATCAACACCTATAAGGTGGGCGAGGGCATCGTGCTCAATGAGATGGCTGTTGGCTGTGAGTGTAAGGACTGCTTCAGTGATCCGGTCGGAGGCTGCTGCCCCGGGGCCTCCCTCCACCGCCTGGCCTACACTGACAAGGGCCAGGTGCGAGTGCGGGCCGGGGAGCCCATCTACGAGTGTAACACCCGCTGCAGCTGCGGGCCTGACTGCCCCAACCGAGTGGTCCAGAAGGGCATTCCATTCGACCTGTGCATCTTCAAGACTGGGAACGGCCGAGGCTGGGGCGTGCGCGCACTACAGCACATCAAAAAGAACACCTTTGTCATGGAGTACGTTGGAGAG ATCATCACATCGGACGAGGCGGAGAAGAGAGGACACCTGTACGACCGGCAGGGCGCCACCTACCTGTTTGACCTGGACTACGTGGAGGATGTTTATACAGTGGACGCTGCTCACCATGGCAACATCTCCCACTTTGTCAACCACAGT TGCAACCCCAACTTGCAAGTATACAATGTGTTTATAGACAACCTGGATGAGAGGCTCCCGAGGATAGCTTTATTTTCAACACGCCCCATCAGGGCAGGAGAAGAGCTCACTTTTGACTACAAGATGCAAA TTGATCCAGTCGATGCAGAGAGCACGAGGATGGACTCAAATTTTAGTTTAGCGGGACTCCCAAGCTCTCCCAAAAAGCGGATTCGGGTGGAGTGCCGGTGTGGATCTGACACATGTCGGAAGTATCTCTTCTGA
- the LOC129860319 gene encoding organic solute transporter subunit alpha-like, with translation MRRGVNCSWLGAEIPLSWEFFSVIKDELWLFLIPAGFAVIMLALFLEEVGFFLRHVPYSRRRRLYLWILGMYPVFGLTSIIALYVPRSSSLCSFIASLYHSITLLKFMGLITDFFGGKARMLEILAGEQVSPDPFPCCCCCCLPMIAINRTSLGWMMAAVLQLSVVRTILFFVTLVLWTDEQYDYGDVDYANPNMYTNVIIGVSTFLSFYGHLLFYKATKKALPGYGLRAKFVCIIVVLVLCGLQSGILETMGALEVVPCTAPFSVLMRSQLIYHYSVIVEMFCICLFARHTFRKVEPSLEEDFGLEERPPRGILMEKAVQTEDVVPLRENPWPCWGGAGVSNPDCSSDSSEDSLCKVEHAPLDCFPFPFQPRRQKTVRPENITDESGTLELPKLTVTADINVVESRNVTVV, from the exons atgaggagaggagttaACTGCAGCTGGTTAGGAGCAGAGATCCCGCTGTCCTGGGAGTTCTTCAGTG TGATCAAGGATGAGCTATGGCTGTTTCTCATTCCTGCTGGGTTCGCTGTGATCATGCTGGCCCTGTTCCTAGAAGAGGTGGGCTTCTTCCTGCGTCACGTCCCCTACTCCAGACGCCGGCGCCTCTACCTGTGGATACTGGGCATGTACCCG GTCTTTGGCTTAACCTCAATCATTGCGCTGTACGTTCCTCGCTCCTCCTCACTATGTAGCTTCATAGCTTCTCT GTACCACTCCATTACTTTGCTAAAGTTTATGGGGCTCATCACAGACTTCTTTGGGGGTAAGGCCCGCATGCTGGAGATCTTAGCTGGAGAGCAGGTGTCTCCGGATCCGTTcccatgctgctgctgctgctgcctcccTATGATAGCCATCAACAG GACCAGCCTGGGATGGATGATGGCTGCTGTGCTGCAACTGTCTGTGGTCAGAACCATCCTGTTCTTTGTCACTCTGGTCCTCTGGACAGATGAGCAGTATGACTATGGAGAT GTGGATTATGCCAATCCCAATATGTACACGAATGTCATCATAGGCGTGTCTACCTTCTTGTCCTTCTATGGCCACCTGCTGTTTTACAAGGCCACCAAAAAGGCCTTGCCTGGCTATGGGCTGAGGGCCAAATTTGTCTGTATCATTGTAGTGTTGGTGCTGTGTGGCCTTCAGAGTGGAATCCTGGAGACCATGGGGGCCCTGGAGGTGGTGCCCTGCACCGCTCCCTTCTCTGTCCTCATGCGTTCCCAGC TAATTTACCACTACTCTGTGATTGTGGAGATGTTCTGCATATGCCTCTTTGCCCGCCACACTTTCCGTAAAGTGGAGCCTAGTCTAGAGGAGGACTTTGGGCTGGAGGAGAGGCCCCCCAGAGGCATATTGATGGAGAAGGCGGTTCAGACTGAAGACGTGGTGCCACTCAGGGAGAACCCCTGGCCTTGCTGGGGCGGCGCCGGAGTCTCCAATCCCGACTGTAGTAGTGACAGCAGTGAGGACAGCCTCTGTAAAGTCGAACACGCCCCTTTGGATTGTTTCCCTTTCCCATTTCAACCGAGACGTCAAAAGACAGTGAGGCCAGAAAACATAACTGATGAAAGTGGCACTTTGGAGTTGCCCAAACTGACTGTCACTGCTGACATCAATGTTGTAGAGTCTAGAAATGTTACTGTTGTATGA